The stretch of DNA CATGGCCAACTCTGGTCCAAACACAAATGGATCACAGTTCTTCATTACTTGTGTTCCAACTCCTCACTTGGATGGAAAACATGTGGTCTTCGGTAAAGTAATCAATGGAATGAGCGTTGTCAGAGAACTTGAAAATACACCTGTTGATGACTCAAAGCCACTGAAGGTTTgtctgttgttgtttctttgttgaagaggaaaaaaagatgTTCGCGAGGaacaaaaatgataacattattattgtctttgggCGTTGAACATTGGAATTCCTGGCTTGTTCGGTATAAGCTTGGATGGTCTTTCTTCTTTGCTTCAGGATTTGTAAGAGCTGTAGATCCTAAAAGAAGATTTACACCTTTGATTATCCTTTCATGCTGTTTCATCAACATCATACcccttttccaaaatggccaccattaagatatgttcttttgtttttatccaaattagaccttgatgcctcaaTCTgggtaaaatattctttttaattttaagcttaagaatgaggcatcaagggctaatataaaaaaaaacactaaagaatattaaatggtggccattttggaaaaaaggtgtatatctttgtttaccctcagattttaaGGACTGAATCTCAATTCAGATGcaagattttgtttttccttttaatatttttacttcATGTTACAGCCTTGTGTCATTGACCAATGTGGTGAGTTGCAGCCAGGTGAAGATGATATTTTTTGTGGAATTGACGATGGAACAGGAGACATGCTCCCTGAATGGCCTTCAGAATCTGGGCTGGATTTTGACAATGTAAAGAAAACCTTTAAATTAGTTTGCAGTATTTAATTTGGTGGAACTGTAAAGAGTGTTGAGATGCATGAAAAAAGGAAGATGTTTGTGTGGTGTTGTTTTCCTGGACAAGAAAGTTAAAGAGGGGTATAATGGTGACATACTACTGGGGATAAGCCTCCAATACAGTAGTATACTATCTTGTCCAGAGGGAGTAGTTTCTTCAAACATGGGATAAGCTCTGGCTGTGTGAGCACCAGTGGACAATGTGTAACTAACATTTCTTTACTTTATTAGAAAGACTATTTGCTAGTACTCTGATCAATTTGCAATGAAAATGTAATGGCTATTAAAATCTGGAATACAATCATTATAATATTCAAAACCCTTTTACTGAAGCAACCAACCATTTTGGTTATGTAATTGTCCAAAAGAGAAATGTCTTGTACTTCTCCTACTGTACAAGACAAGACAATCTAAGGCCGACCGTAGTCAAaggctcctttttcttttccataaCTTACGGCAGGGATGGGTGCTATTCTTATCCCTTTCACATGCACTACTTTTTCCCAGTgatactggtactcattttatcCATGACAAATAGATGAAAAGCTGAGTAAACTTTGGAGCGCATGAGCTCGGATTTGAACCCAGAGTGCTGAGATGCAGTCTGCTAGTGATATCCTCTACTGTAACACTACTCACACTCCACTACACTATGCTCACGTCTACTTACAAtggtaataaattaaaattaatcatTCTTTCCTCAAGGCTGAAAAAGTACTAATTGAAACAGAGAAGCTAAAGAGTATTGGAAATGAACAGTTCAAGGCACAAAAGTATGAGCTTGCCAAAAAGAAATACACCAAAACCTTACGGTAAGATCAATAACATAAAGAAATGgtatatgtatttttttattggTGACTctggatactcggaaaaatccaagTGCTACTTTGCCGGAATCAAACCCACGACAGACGTAATTATtatcatctcttcatttcatctaCTATACCAGGTTTAACAATTTCCATCTACGTCATTTCAATAAGGTcaataaaaaatttaatgtgCCAGTTTAGTTTAGAAGTTAACATTTTACCATTGGACAAAAGTTggattcttttgtttcattttatcACTGTTAAACTCATCACAAACGGATGAGCTTGGGAAATGGTGCCTTAAAAGTCAGTGCGGTGCAAGCTGCAATGTGCGGAGAAGAGGTTTCCATGGCAACCCTGGAAGCAACCACCAGTACTTATTATCAGACCACTTACTTACCAAAGGGCCAGCATACTGAGGGAGGGAGTGGGGTGTATAAGAATCCGCAAGGATTCGCTTGAAAACGGTAGCAATAAAATGATCTGCAAAGATCAGCTGAATGAATGGCACATTAAAAGCGAGAAGTCACAAAGCACCTTTGAAAACCTCGAAGGCCACACCGCAGGTCACATGAGCAAAATTGATGGTTAAAGCCACTGGACctgtttgtttggctttaactTTTCCTACATGTTATTTAGCCACATGTaaaagttaatttctaaatgcatgTATGACATTGTATTTCCTCCTTGTAGATACCTTCAACACATAGAGTCAGATGATGATACTGAATCTAGTGATGGTGAGGATGAAAAATCAAAGGATGAGAAACCAGCTGgaagtgaagaaaaaataaaagcatTATCAATTAGTTGTTACTTAAACAGGTTATGTATTTTTCATGCTGTTAGTATAAGAGGATATCCTCTGAACAGGCTTCAAGACTGTGAGAAGTGTGCTGTCAAGCAGAGACTGTGGGAGGACCCTTCCCCAGGTTGACTGTTTTTATCTCAGTCTCGGAGCCTGTTCACAGGCTAATAAGAGGTTGACCATCCATTTTGTATAAACAGATCTTATTttgttgtggttcaatttttcAATAATCTGAAACATAAAGGAAAAATCGaaattgaactggttttaaaaattattttgaaacaggaaaaaaattgaactacaacatattaacccattgactgcccggggttccccattgatgagtaaaatcgtctggtgtttgacagagtaaaatactaagtatggccggttcagGCCGGATTGGGACTCAAAGGGTGAATGCACAAAACGAATACTGAAAGTGTACAGCCATTTTAACTTGATGCAAATACAGTAACTGCAATAGCAGCAGTGGTCTTTAAAGATCAAATGCAAAGGGTTTTGGTAGTTCCCTCCCTCAACCTAGTTGAGTTTGCCCCTGTGTGACATAATGCTTACCTAGAGGAAAAGGTCTCAAGATTAACATTGCCTGAattccattaacccattgactcccaggggttccccgttgacaagtaaaatcgtctggcgttagacagactaaaatactaagtctggccggtttggacgtcaaagggttaacccattcaccccttgaatgccctaggatgccccccaGTGGTGAGTAACATCATCTGGTGTAAGACAGATTATAAAATCTAttgtgtcactctcaggggtcaatgggttatgTTACATCAAAATATGGTCCAAAAATTGGGCTATTCACAAACACATGAGTGCAAGtagaatgaacaaaaaaatgttttagctATTTATAGGAAAAATGTTTCATACTGAAGTGATGATTAATGACTAGAGCTCTACTTTGTAGGGCTGCATGCAAAGGAAAATTAGGAGACCATTCAGGAACAGTAGCAGATTGCAAAGAGGTAAAAGTTACTGATTCACACATTTGAATTGCTCCCTTTTTGTATTGTCATAAGGCACCATGACAAGGCTCTCTATGTGGCCGAGACACAGATTTCTGCCAGTGATACTGAGCAAGATGAATTTGAAATTATTAAGACAAATTTAGTTGTGATTGATCATTGATACACGACCAAGGGAATAAAAGGATTACTCCAAATATCAACCTGCGTGTACATTCTGCTTAGGGGTAACTCTGAAGTGAAACGGTTACCATAGTTATTGTAAAGATGGAGCCATCCCAGTCAGTGAAGATCCTACTCCACTTGGTTTTTACCATCTATTACAAGTTGAAATACAGTGTATGCCAGATTAAGATGATTGTTGTCTTTGTGATACATAAgagggaaaggaaaaaatctaTCAACCTTTTATTGCCCCTTTTTGGACTTCCTCTCTGTGTGGCATTTTTGCAACAACAAGTCAAGAAAAGAGCCAGCCATCTGCTTTTGTGTTTAAGGTATTAAGCTCTGtgcttaccttttttttttttcatggacgTGTGATGTCCAAGTGTTTCACTAAGAGGAAAAAATCATGACAATTGCTTCCTGTATTTCAAGTGATGAATCATGCAGTTGCCTACAGTGTAGGCCATGGCTTGTGAACTTAGCATTGTTGAACTCCATGTACAACATACACTGTAGAACACATTTCCTACAGCATTGAGACGCAAGGCTTCAATCAGTAAAAGAGATGATGTCTCATGGGTGTAAATTTGTatatcttattagatgttttggtgtgtagtatcgctgagtattttttgTGTTGTATTTTGACGAGCCTGATAGGGTGagttaaaatacaa from Montipora capricornis isolate CH-2021 chromosome 9, ASM3666992v2, whole genome shotgun sequence encodes:
- the LOC138016543 gene encoding peptidyl-prolyl cis-trans isomerase D-like, translated to MTDSNNPRCFFEVSIGGEKVGKILFELFVDKCPKTAENFRSLCVGHKGTGPVTGKPLHFKGSTFHRIIKEFMVQGGDFTNHNGTGGESIYGEKFEDENFQLKHDKPGLLSMANSGPNTNGSQFFITCVPTPHLDGKHVVFGKVINGMSVVRELENTPVDDSKPLKPCVIDQCGELQPGEDDIFCGIDDGTGDMLPEWPSESGLDFDNAEKVLIETEKLKSIGNEQFKAQKYELAKKKYTKTLRYLQHIESDDDTESSDGEDEKSKDEKPAGSEEKIKALSISCYLNRAACKGKLGDHSGTVADCKEVLDLDANNVKALFRRGQANTNMKDFQQAMSDLQAASKLAPNDKSIRNEIARLKKLMEEKRSKDKQVYSKLFS